TTCGGGTTTGCTTGAATGATCCCGACCCTCGTGGCGTAATTTTCCAAATCTTCCGGGGGAATCTTTGCGATTTCCTTTTCGATCACTTTTAGATAGCGGTAAGTTTCCGAAAGACTGGCGCCAGTCTTGACGGTAATTTTTGCGTAAAACTGATCTACCGAACCGGGGAATAATTTAAACCGCGGATAATTCGCAAGAATAACGAAACTTACGATTAAAAGTCCGAGGATACCGAAAGTCATGGACCAAGGGTGGGAGAGAGAAAACTTTAAAACGGGAATATACTTCGTATTACGAAATCTCGCAAACCAACCCGATTCTCCTTTGATTTCTCCGGTTTTAACATTTCTCTTATTGATATCGTATAAGTGATTAGGAAGGATAAAGAACGCCTCCGTGAGGGAAGCACAAAGAGCTATGATCACGACCAGCGGAATACTGTACACGAATTTTCCGAAGATTCCCGACATGAATAACATCGGGGCAAATGCGGCGATGGTCGTTGTTACCGTCGCGGTAACGGGAGAAACGACCTCCAAAGTACCTTTTAAGGTGGCTTCGTACGGAGGCAGACCTTCTTCTATATACCTGTACACATTTTCGCAGATAATGATGGCGTCATCGACGAGTATTCCCACTACCAACACTAAACCGAACATCGAAATCAAATTCAAGGTCAGTCCGAAATAATTCATTAAGATGAAAGTAGCGCCGAAGGAAACCGGAATTCCGAGCGCGGTCATTAAAGCGACTCTCCAGCCTAAAAAGAAGAAAAGGGAAGCCGTCACTAAAACCATTCCGAAACCTGCGTTCGAAATGAGTACGTTCAATCGACGGCGAATATACTTGGATAAATCGTTTACGAATGCATATTCATATTCCGTATTACTTTGGCGGAATTTCTCGACGGTCTTTTTCACGTCGTCGACGACTTTGATCGCGTCCGAGCTTTGTCGTTTTAGAACCGTCAACGCGACGGTCTTTTTTCCGTTCACATTTTCCAAATAATCGGCTTCTTTTAGACCTTCCGTGACTTTGGACACGTCCTGAACTCGAATCGCATATCCGATTTCGTTACCTCTAACATGCACTCTGGAAATTTCGTCGGGGGTATCGAATTCTCCCACGGTTCGAAGAATGATTTCCTTTTCGGAACCGATTACGTTTCCGCCGGGTACATTCACATTCCGATTTCGTAATGCGCTAATTACGTCCTGACCGGTCAAATAACGGCTATTCAAACCGCCCGGATTCAGATCCACCTGCATTTCGGTGTCTCTCCATCCGCGGCGCACGACTTTTGCTACTCCGGAAATATCGAGTAAGGATTGTTCTACGATTTTTGCGTGGGCTTTTAGTTTCTTCTCGGATTCAATCGATCCGTCGTCGCTTTTTAACGTGACGGAAACTTCGATCACCGGAGTTCTCGCCGTCGTAATCTCGGTTACGATCGGATCCTCCGCATCTTCCGGAACATCCTCCACCCGGTCGATGGCGGATTTGATATCGTCTACTACTTTCTGGGAATCTTTCGCATCAGGATCCAGAGTGACTACGATACCGGATCTACCTTCGATAGAGGCGGATCTATATTCCTTAATTCCGTCCACTTCTTTGATCGCCTTTTCCAAAGGATTGGTAACCAATTTCTCCACTTCTTGAGGTGAAGCTCCCGGATACAAAGTGGAAATGGAAACGATATCGAAATTGATATTAGGAAACGCTTCCCGGTTCATCAAAACGGCAGTCAACCCGCCAAACATAATGATAAGGAATGTGAGAAGATTGACGAAGATACTCTTCGAAAGAAAATATTCTAGAATAGTTTTCATGGAGAACCCGGTCCAGGTTTGAAAGACGAATAATCAGTCTAGGATCGGACCTGTCAATTCCATAGAATCGTTAAAACCGAAAAGTTTGGTGCTTTTTAGCCGGTCTACATACAAAACACCCTTCAAATGATCGCATTCATGCTGGAAAACGACAGCTTCGTAGCCTTGCAGCACTTCTTCATGCCGATTCCCTTTTTCGTCCATCCAAGTAACTCGAATTTTGTTCGGCCTTTCCACAAAGCCTCGCATTCCAGGAACGGAAAGGCAGCCTTCCCAATTCCCATCGACAGATTCGGTCAGGGGGGTTATCTCGGGATTTAAAATCACTCTCTCCAGAACGCGGGAGCTTTCAGGATAATCTTCCTTTGGGTCGGTGCCTACGACAACCATCTGTTTCAGAATTCCAATTTGAGGAGCCGCTAAACCGACGCCCTCCGCGTGCCGCATGGTATCGAACATATCTTTAATGAGCTTTTTAAACTCTTTGGTAAGTAGTTCGTCAGGATGCACAGGTTCGCTCGATTTACGCAGTACTGGATCACCTATCTTAAGAATTTTACGAATGGACATATTAATTTAGAATTTAGTCTTAATCCTAGACTTAGACCGTTTTTGCCCACTATTATTCCAGAACAACTCCAGGATTTTATTCAACTTATGCATGTCCGGTTCGGAAAATCTAGGATTTCTGGTTTCCCAACGATAAATTTGAGTCCGCTTTGATAAGCGAGAGAGATGTTCCGCCTGAGCCGATAGTTGTCCGACGGTCCTTGGCAGGAGGATCCCCAAAAACGCCGATATTTCCGATTCGTAAATATCGTTCTCATCGAACTGAGAGAGAATTTTATCCAACGAAAACGGGTCGGTTAAGAATCGCGGTAAAAGGCTTAGATTCTTTAGAATCCAATCGGCCTTCTCCAAAATCGGTAGCGCAAATCCGGAGACCGGACTCGGGTTCGGAAAGAGCAGAAAAAGAGATTGGACGGCTTCCTTGTTTTTAAGAGCGAGTTCCCATGCAAATCTCGTGGAGAAACCTTCGGCAACTAAATTTACTTTTCTTTTTCTGGAGGAGACGTATGCAAATAATTCGTTGAAAGTCTCCGTTCCGAAATTCTTAGGAGGAACGGCAAAGGTTAAATGAAAACCGTCGGGTGAATTCGGCTCTCGGGATGAAAAAGACAAATTCCAACCATCCCTGATCCAGAGAATTTCCTCTCCTTTAGGGGTTCCTTTACTAGTAAAACTCCAATGGTTATCGTTCATCGGTCTCAAAAGATATTGACAGTGATTCTGAAACGTAAGTAGTTATAGGGGAATTGGGAAGGCGATGGAGACGAGGGGAATCGAACCCCCGACCTTTTGAATGCCATTCAAACGCTCTCCCAACTGAGCTACGTCCCCTCGGGCCCCACGATCCCATGAGAGGTCGTACTGTCAATAGATAATTGTTAGGAGCATGTGGATGAGCGAATCCATAGAGGAACTAAAGAAAAAAATAAAAATCCAGAACGACATTATCAAGGGCTACGAAAAAGTCCTGCGACTGAACGAACAGGAATTAGAAAATGCTGATGAAATCATTAGAATGTATGAAACGATTATTCAATATTCCGGACAAGAATTGAAAGACGTTAAGGAGGCGTTTGACGCAACCTCAGTCGTTACAAATCTTTCTAGAGATGAACTCATTTCTGCAATGAATCGAATCAAAGAATTGGAACTTGCTAACAAGAAACTTCGGGAAGAATCTCTTAAGTTTCAATCTTAACCTTCACCATTGACCCAGATTAAGAAACAGGAGACTCTGCTTCGCAGCCGTCCCGACGGCTCCCTCTCTTTAGAGGAAGGGGAAGGAGTCTCCGCGATCTTTGACAGCTTTTTGCGTGAGTCAATGACCTTGACTCATGCGGAAGCCGGGGCCGTATTTTCCAGAATCAATCCCGGAGAACTTAGACTTGTTTCCGGAGTAGCCACTAAGGATTTGGTGGAGGCGGGAGATTGGGCATTTTCTCAAGCAGGAAAAGATCTACTACTCGAGAAAGGTAAAACTCCTCCCTGGGCTAAGCATCATTCCAATTCTCCAATCATTATCTGTAAATTAAAAATCGATGAAACAGGATCATCCCTTCCGAAAGGAGCGGTTTATGCAGTCTTGGTTCTTCGAGGAATGCAAACGGCGGACCGATTCGCAAAGACCGACTTTGAATTGTTGCGAACCACATGCAAAACGATCGGAAGACTCTTAAAAGAATCCTATCTCTCCGGCGACTCATCCTTAGTAACATTATCCTTGCTAGCCACCACCCAATTAGTGTTGGAAGCCGCGCAAGCCAAACGACAATCCGAAAGATTCGATTTTCTGCTAACCGAAGTGATACGAGTTTCGGGGCTGATCAATTCTTCCTTGGATCTCTCTCAACTGTTGGAAGCCATTATGCTTTCCTCCAAAACCGTATTTCGGACCGAAGCTTGCAGCGTTTTATTACTGGATGAAACAAAGGAATATCTATATTTTCACACAGTTTTAGGCGAAAAGAGCGAAGCCGTTACAAAGATGAAAGTACCGATCGGTAAGGGTATTGCGGGTATGGTCGTGCGCGAAAGCAAACCTATGATCATAAACGATGCGCAAAACGACGATCGAGTATATAAAGAGGTGGATCGAGCCTCGCAATTTACGACGCGAAATATTATGGCGGCCCCTCTAGTCGCAAACGACGAGGTGATCGGGGTCATCGAAGCGATCAACACGGTCGATCGGGAATCGTTTAACAACGAAGACTTGGAACTATTCTTAAGTTTTTCGGGAACGTCCGCTCTCGCGATCCAGAAAACCGGGTTATTGCAGAATCTAGAATTAGCGAACAGAGACTTGCGTAAGAAAGTCTCCGAGCTTGAATCTTTATTCGAACTTTCTCATGCAGTGACTCAATCCCGAAATCGTTTGAGCTTGGTTCGGAAAACGATCCGATTAGTAAATCGAGAATTGGATGCATCCATCTCCGGCGTATTTTTATACAGCGTGACCAAGGATGGATATATCAATTGCGCGTATTTTGACGGGCAAACCGAAAGAATCGATCGAATTCCGGAAGTCGAGATAGAAGGTTCACAGATCTACTCGAGCATAATCGAAGGCTTACCCGTCCTGAAGCGCGATATTTTGGATCACCCTTTTCCTCACGCTTTAGATCGCTCTTATTTAAAAGGTTCTTATATTATCGTTCCATTATTCTTGTCTAGCGGAGAACCGTACGGCGCATTGACGGTCGCGGATCGCAGAGACAAACTTTCTTACCGCGATTCCGATTTCAAACTTTTGCAAACGATGGCGTCTCAGGTGACAAAAGGATTCGAGGCGTTTCGACTTAGGAATGAGATGCTTGCGAAGAAAGCGATTCAGCAGGAAATCGATATTACTCGAAAAATTCAGCAGAACATTCTTCCTTCGGAAAAAGTATTCCTCTCCAACTTCGATTTGGGAATCCTTTCCGTTCCTGCAAAAGACGTATCCGGAGATTTTTACGATTATTATCAGTATAGCGACGGACAATATTCCTTCTTAGTCGCCGATGTTTCCGGAAAGAGTTTACCGGCAGCGCTATTCATGGCAATGAGCTCTTCGATTATTCGAACATTGGCTAGAAATCACGATCTGACTCCGGAAGAAATTTTACGCCAAGGGAATGAACTCATTTTCGAGGATTCTCATTTCGGGATGTTCGTCACCGCTTTTTTTATTCATTATAATCCTTCGATCTTCACGGTAGAATACGCTTCCGCCGGTCATAACGATCAAGTCTGGATCAAAGAGGACGGTTCTTATGAATTGATCAAAGGCCAGGGTCCGCCGTTGGGGGTCATTCCTACGGCAAAATACCGAGGAGGTAATTTTAGGGTAAAACCGGGAGATATCGTCGTACTGTACACGGACGGAGCAGTGGAAGAAAAGGACGCTCAAGGGTTCGAATTCGGATTGGAGCGGATGATCGAGGAAATTCGTAGCCGAAGACACTTCTCTTCGCAAAAAATCATAGAAGAATTATACGGGGAGATCCGCAAATTTTCCGGATCAAAAGAACCGTTCGACGACTTTACCGTTCTAGTTTTAAAATTCAACGACGATTATCAATTTTATAGGACCTTTGACGCGAATACCGCCCAAATTCCAGTGTTTAGAGAATTCATTTACGACACGATCAAAGTACGCAATCTGGACGAAGCTTTCCGCGATGATATCCTACTTGCTTGCGACGAAGCCGGAACAAATATAGTAATGCACGGATATAAGGATACCCTTCTAAGGAATCCGAAATTCGATTGTAAAATACGCTTCACTGAGGATTCTATCACGATCGTCCTGACCGATTCCGGTACGGGTTTCGATCGAACTAGAGTTAAGGATCCGTCCATCGAGGAAAACCTTTCCGGAAAACGGAAAGGCGGATTCGGGGTTTACCTAATTGAAAAACTGATGGATTCGGTTGATTACCGAATCGAAGAGGGTAGGAATATTCTTACTCTTCGAAAAAACTTTCGCTAAACGGCGGTTGGAAAGAATGGAGCTCACGGTAGAAATAAAAGGGAATTCGCGCGTCGTTCATCTGATTGGAAATATGGATGTCCATAATACCCATAAGATCGAACAAGCGTTCATGGAGCATATTAACAAGGCAAAGGAATCGAATATCGTTCTCGACATGTCGAATGTTGAATTCGTTTCTTCAGCAGGGTTAAGAGTCATTGTAGCCTCGCTTCGCGTCTGCAAAGAAAGGGAAATTCAGCTTAAATTGGCCGCTTTGAGACCCGCAGTCCGCAAAGTTTTTGAAATCATCGATATGGATTCGCTTTTCAAAATCTACGATACGGTGGATTCATCCTTACAATAATCCGAAACCGAGCTTATTTCATATCCCGAAATCATCGGATCAGAAAGTAACAAAGCGACTCTTACCGAATACGTAGGAGTTCTTTCCTTTATTTTACGCTTTCCTCTCAGGCCTTTCTAGAAAAACTGTGTACCGGCACTCTCAAAGCCTCATTACCGACCTTCTTTAATAAGCGGCAGGAATGTTTTAGTCGGTTTTGGGATCGCCTTTTTTATTTCCCAGCGGACAGGACCAAGTATGTCGGAACCAACCTACTCCATGGAAAATCCCTTCCAAAATAAATCAGGAACGGATATCGAATCTCCTAAAGGCATTTACGAAGATGCCAATGCTATGGGCAAGGAGTTGCTAGAAAAACCTCTTCAGGGAGGCGGCACTGATCGAATTCTAGTACAGCACTCTAAATCGAGAATGACCGTTTGGGAAAGGATCAAAGTCCTAACCGAATCGGAACCGAATATACTTTACCAGAACTGGGGAAAGAACTTAGACGGCGCTTCGCTTGTCACCGGGATTCTTAATATTAACGGAAGGGACGTGGCCGTGTACGGCCATGATTTTACTCTTCGCGCCGGTTCAATGGATGCCACTAACGGTAGCAAATTAGCGAGATTAATTTATACGGCAGGGGAGCATGGCATTCCTTTAATCGGAATGAACGATTCGGCGGGTGCGTACGTTCCTGCCGGAGTCGGCGGTTTGGACGGATACTCCGAAGCGTTTACTGCGTTGCGGAAAATCAGCGGAGTAGTTCCGAGTATCATGCTCATGTTCGGATTCAATGCTGGGGGAGGATCCTATCTTCCTCGCCAAGGGTCTTTTATGATCCAGTCCGAGAATACGTTTTTTGGCCTCACCGGCCCGGGAGTCGTAAAATCGGTATTGGGAGAGGATATTTCCGCGGATGATCTAGGCGGACCGAAAGTCCACGGTCAAAGCGGGGTTGTCGATTTGGTAACGAACGACGAGCTCGGTTCCTTACGCACATCTCTCAGACTTCTATCGTATTTACCGGATAATAATTATAGTTTAGCTCCGTTTCATCCTACGTCAGATCCGACGGATCGTTTCATTTACGAGGAGGAAATCCTATTTCGGAAAACGTTCAATTCTCCCACCGGAATGAACACACCGTTCGATATCACTCTCTATATTCAGAATATCTGCGACCACGGACAATACTTCGAGATTCAACCTCAGCGTTCTAGAAACCTAATCACCGCATTCGGCAGAATCGGAGGCCATGTCGTAGGCTTTGTCGCAAATAATTCGGCAGTATCATCGGGTCAGATCGATATCGGAGCCGCTAGAAAAGGAACTAGGTTTATTCGTTTTTGCAACGTATATAATATTCCCGTAATTTTCTTAGAGGACACCACCGGTTTCTTACCGGGAAAAGATCAGGAACACCACGGAATCGTTTTAGAGGGGCGAAAACTTCTGGACTCAATCATCGATCTGCGCACGCCTCGATTGACGTTGATTATCCGAAATGCATTCGGGGGAGCATACGCTTCCTTTAATTCGTATCATACCGGAGCCAGTATGGTTTTTGCGTTACCTACCGCCAGAATTGCCGTCATGGGCCCCGCAGGAAAAGATTACGTCTATAAGGACGAGATGGCCGCTATTCATAAGGAATTCCAAGATAGCATTAAGAAAGGAATGCCTGAAAAAGAAGCATTGGCTGTACGAGATAAAAAATTCCAAGTCTTATCGCAGCAATATGAAAAGGAACTCATGAATCCTAAAGAAGCATTATCTCTGGGTTCGGTCTCCCGGATCGTTCTTCCGGGAACCACGAGAAGCATATTATTCCAAAATTTAGACTATCTAGTTCGCCACTATAAACCAGCCCCGATGTCCGGGCCACAAAGGGAGTTCGAATAGAAACCGATGATCGACTATCAAAATAGACGTATTAAATTTCACGAATCATCCTCCCCCTGGATCCGCTCATTCACACTCGAGTCGATCAAATGTTTGATCGTATGTCGAGGTCCAGTGCGGAAGGAAGCAATGGAGATTTTCGATCTGATCGGAATTCGAGAATATGGGATTCTTTTGTCCGAAAAGGACTCGGTCGTTTATCCGATGTCTTTGGCCCCCGAATTGAGAGGGTTTCGTTTTCCTTCCAATATCCATCGGGTTCCGGATTATATGGGAAGCGGAGCGGAAGAGAAAGCGGCTCGCATAAAACAAATTATTTCGATCGCGAAAGACAATCAGTATACGCATATATTCGCCGGATACGGCTTTATGGCGGAAGACGCAGAATTCATCGAAGCAATCGAGACAAGCGGTATTATCTTTATGGGCCCCTCCGCTCACGTTGCGCATCAAGCGGGTTCTAAAGACGAAGCTAAGAAGCTCGCAAGAAAATTAAACGTATCGGTAACGCCCGGAGTCGATACAATTTCCGCAACTTGTCTTCTAAAGAAAGCGAAGGATGCGAGCGCCTTAGAAGCGTTAGCGAAGCAAAAGGGAATTTCTTTTTCCTTTGATTCGTCAAAATCGCCGGAAGAAAATGCGGAAGCCCTACTGTATCTAGGCTATGATAAGATCGTAGAACTGGTCACGATTGCGGAATTGCAGGCGCAGGCCGAAATAGAATGTTCTAAGATTTGGGAAAAATACCCTTCCAATCGAATCCGCTTTAAATATGTCGGTGGGGGCGGAGGCAAGGGGCAACGAGTCGTCGCTAAACCGGACGAAGTCAAATCGGCAGTGCAAGAGATTTTATCCGAGTCGAAAGTAACCGCTCCCGGATCGAACCGAAACTTCTTGATCGAATTAAATATCGAGAAAACTCGCCATAATGAAATTCAGTTGATCGGCAACGGTCAATGGTGCGTGGCCTTGGGTGGAAGAGATTGTTCCGTCCAAATGCACGAACAAAAACTGTTAGAAATCTCTCTTACTCAGGAGTTATTGCAAAAAGAGATAGCGGCTGCCGAAAAAAAATCCTCGAAGAAAGCGGAGATTCTCAAAGCCGATTTGAAAGTTCTAAAAGAAATGGAAGAACAATCGGAACGTTTCGGTGAAGCGGTCCGGCTCAATAGCGTTTCCACGTTCGAGCTAATCGTAGAAGGTACGAATCACTTTTTCATGGAGATGAATACTAGAATTCAGGTGGAACATAGAGTCACTGAGATGGCTTACACCTTAAAATTCTTCAATCCGGAAAATAAGGCCGAATTCTTCGTCGTCGATAGTTTGATCGAAGCTATGGCTTTAATCTCTTTACACGGGAAACGATTGCCTAAGCCGGAGCGTACCGTCAGAAATATTTCGGGCGCCGAAGTACGTATCAATGCCACGAATAAAGCGATTCAACCTCATGCAGGCGGAATTATCCTTAACTGGTCGAAATCGTTACCGGAAGAAATTCGAGACGATCAAGGGATTTCGGTCCGAAATCCCGACACGGGCTTATTCGTCCATTACCGTGTAGCCGGAGCTTATGATTCGAATATTGCCCTATTGATCACGTATGGCAGTGATCGTGAGGATAATTTACGTAGATTGGGAAATATTCTTCGCAGGACGGAACTAAGAGGACAGGATCTACAGACGAATCTGATCGTTCATTACGGATTAATTAATTGGATTCTAGGTAAGGACGCTATGTTCAAACCTTCCACTGCATTTATGATTTCCTATCTAGCGGCGGTGGGGGCACTGGAAGTATTGTCTAAAGACATAGACTTGGAAGTCGCCTGGAAGAAATTACTGACCTCTGTTCCCGGAGATGGAAAGAAAACCCTCTCTAGAAAACTGACTCTTCTTACCCGTCCCGTCGGCGATTTGTTATCCGACGCTCATTTATTGGCGGGATTTTTAGGATACCATTTGGATTTTTCTTGGAAACTCGAAAAAGGAAACGTGATCTGGTTACGAAATCCATTATACGTTCTTGCGGATCTCTATACTTATCTGAATATGGAAGGCGAGCCTCATCAATCGCCATCC
The sequence above is a segment of the Leptospira fainei serovar Hurstbridge str. BUT 6 genome. Coding sequences within it:
- a CDS encoding ATP-binding protein, giving the protein MIDYQNRRIKFHESSSPWIRSFTLESIKCLIVCRGPVRKEAMEIFDLIGIREYGILLSEKDSVVYPMSLAPELRGFRFPSNIHRVPDYMGSGAEEKAARIKQIISIAKDNQYTHIFAGYGFMAEDAEFIEAIETSGIIFMGPSAHVAHQAGSKDEAKKLARKLNVSVTPGVDTISATCLLKKAKDASALEALAKQKGISFSFDSSKSPEENAEALLYLGYDKIVELVTIAELQAQAEIECSKIWEKYPSNRIRFKYVGGGGGKGQRVVAKPDEVKSAVQEILSESKVTAPGSNRNFLIELNIEKTRHNEIQLIGNGQWCVALGGRDCSVQMHEQKLLEISLTQELLQKEIAAAEKKSSKKAEILKADLKVLKEMEEQSERFGEAVRLNSVSTFELIVEGTNHFFMEMNTRIQVEHRVTEMAYTLKFFNPENKAEFFVVDSLIEAMALISLHGKRLPKPERTVRNISGAEVRINATNKAIQPHAGGIILNWSKSLPEEIRDDQGISVRNPDTGLFVHYRVAGAYDSNIALLITYGSDREDNLRRLGNILRRTELRGQDLQTNLIVHYGLINWILGKDAMFKPSTAFMISYLAAVGALEVLSKDIDLEVAWKKLLTSVPGDGKKTLSRKLTLLTRPVGDLLSDAHLLAGFLGYHLDFSWKLEKGNVIWLRNPLYVLADLYTYLNMEGEPHQSPSEKIWDHDEDILKAGLAFYSELEKRTGTKADSNHWDEFFASTKPHAGFDETLWTKSIAAHKGFQIGLELLKLIPNIGNQSRFYTLTMDENMEPVIPEEFRKAETRDALIKVLAPPPKASSDEIVSPMGGMFYSKESPDLPPMIKEGEHFKVGQPLFIVEVMKMFNKITAPFSGTIKEIIQQDSDGKIIQKGQTIFKIVPDEVLKVETPQEIQERKNKVTLSLL
- a CDS encoding STAS domain-containing protein, translating into MELTVEIKGNSRVVHLIGNMDVHNTHKIEQAFMEHINKAKESNIVLDMSNVEFVSSAGLRVIVASLRVCKEREIQLKLAALRPAVRKVFEIIDMDSLFKIYDTVDSSLQ
- a CDS encoding acyl-CoA carboxylase subunit beta — encoded protein: MSEPTYSMENPFQNKSGTDIESPKGIYEDANAMGKELLEKPLQGGGTDRILVQHSKSRMTVWERIKVLTESEPNILYQNWGKNLDGASLVTGILNINGRDVAVYGHDFTLRAGSMDATNGSKLARLIYTAGEHGIPLIGMNDSAGAYVPAGVGGLDGYSEAFTALRKISGVVPSIMLMFGFNAGGGSYLPRQGSFMIQSENTFFGLTGPGVVKSVLGEDISADDLGGPKVHGQSGVVDLVTNDELGSLRTSLRLLSYLPDNNYSLAPFHPTSDPTDRFIYEEEILFRKTFNSPTGMNTPFDITLYIQNICDHGQYFEIQPQRSRNLITAFGRIGGHVVGFVANNSAVSSGQIDIGAARKGTRFIRFCNVYNIPVIFLEDTTGFLPGKDQEHHGIVLEGRKLLDSIIDLRTPRLTLIIRNAFGGAYASFNSYHTGASMVFALPTARIAVMGPAGKDYVYKDEMAAIHKEFQDSIKKGMPEKEALAVRDKKFQVLSQQYEKELMNPKEALSLGSVSRIVLPGTTRSILFQNLDYLVRHYKPAPMSGPQREFE
- the def gene encoding peptide deformylase, producing MSIRKILKIGDPVLRKSSEPVHPDELLTKEFKKLIKDMFDTMRHAEGVGLAAPQIGILKQMVVVGTDPKEDYPESSRVLERVILNPEITPLTESVDGNWEGCLSVPGMRGFVERPNKIRVTWMDEKGNRHEEVLQGYEAVVFQHECDHLKGVLYVDRLKSTKLFGFNDSMELTGPILD
- a CDS encoding SpoIIE family protein phosphatase; the encoded protein is MLRSRPDGSLSLEEGEGVSAIFDSFLRESMTLTHAEAGAVFSRINPGELRLVSGVATKDLVEAGDWAFSQAGKDLLLEKGKTPPWAKHHSNSPIIICKLKIDETGSSLPKGAVYAVLVLRGMQTADRFAKTDFELLRTTCKTIGRLLKESYLSGDSSLVTLSLLATTQLVLEAAQAKRQSERFDFLLTEVIRVSGLINSSLDLSQLLEAIMLSSKTVFRTEACSVLLLDETKEYLYFHTVLGEKSEAVTKMKVPIGKGIAGMVVRESKPMIINDAQNDDRVYKEVDRASQFTTRNIMAAPLVANDEVIGVIEAINTVDRESFNNEDLELFLSFSGTSALAIQKTGLLQNLELANRDLRKKVSELESLFELSHAVTQSRNRLSLVRKTIRLVNRELDASISGVFLYSVTKDGYINCAYFDGQTERIDRIPEVEIEGSQIYSSIIEGLPVLKRDILDHPFPHALDRSYLKGSYIIVPLFLSSGEPYGALTVADRRDKLSYRDSDFKLLQTMASQVTKGFEAFRLRNEMLAKKAIQQEIDITRKIQQNILPSEKVFLSNFDLGILSVPAKDVSGDFYDYYQYSDGQYSFLVADVSGKSLPAALFMAMSSSIIRTLARNHDLTPEEILRQGNELIFEDSHFGMFVTAFFIHYNPSIFTVEYASAGHNDQVWIKEDGSYELIKGQGPPLGVIPTAKYRGGNFRVKPGDIVVLYTDGAVEEKDAQGFEFGLERMIEEIRSRRHFSSQKIIEELYGEIRKFSGSKEPFDDFTVLVLKFNDDYQFYRTFDANTAQIPVFREFIYDTIKVRNLDEAFRDDILLACDEAGTNIVMHGYKDTLLRNPKFDCKIRFTEDSITIVLTDSGTGFDRTRVKDPSIEENLSGKRKGGFGVYLIEKLMDSVDYRIEEGRNILTLRKNFR
- a CDS encoding efflux RND transporter permease subunit, with protein sequence MKTILEYFLSKSIFVNLLTFLIIMFGGLTAVLMNREAFPNINFDIVSISTLYPGASPQEVEKLVTNPLEKAIKEVDGIKEYRSASIEGRSGIVVTLDPDAKDSQKVVDDIKSAIDRVEDVPEDAEDPIVTEITTARTPVIEVSVTLKSDDGSIESEKKLKAHAKIVEQSLLDISGVAKVVRRGWRDTEMQVDLNPGGLNSRYLTGQDVISALRNRNVNVPGGNVIGSEKEIILRTVGEFDTPDEISRVHVRGNEIGYAIRVQDVSKVTEGLKEADYLENVNGKKTVALTVLKRQSSDAIKVVDDVKKTVEKFRQSNTEYEYAFVNDLSKYIRRRLNVLISNAGFGMVLVTASLFFFLGWRVALMTALGIPVSFGATFILMNYFGLTLNLISMFGLVLVVGILVDDAIIICENVYRYIEEGLPPYEATLKGTLEVVSPVTATVTTTIAAFAPMLFMSGIFGKFVYSIPLVVIIALCASLTEAFFILPNHLYDINKRNVKTGEIKGESGWFARFRNTKYIPVLKFSLSHPWSMTFGILGLLIVSFVILANYPRFKLFPGSVDQFYAKITVKTGASLSETYRYLKVIEKEIAKIPPEDLENYATRVGIIQANPNDPFTKRGKHFGMTMAYLTAEENRKKCHKTDDIIRRLRKRTLWLLNDESRKIEEGRIKQEAINKKDECDVDEPIVIPEEFASLRGKLVALEYEKLSGGPPVGKPIAIEIRGDEYDTLLKIAAEYKEVLGKVNGVTDIADDFNEGKDEVRIKVSESLASTAGVSVTRVAQAINTAFQGTVATKIKRTDEEVEVKVRFPESYRQSVTSLNHVYVSNLQGKMIPVSRLVTIQRNPGFSNINHLDGKRVMTVSANLASGKNTNPSKANSETKKLADARKILEKYPGYTVRFGGENKDTDDSFKSLGLAFAAAFLIIYIILASLFGSLLQPLVVVSAIPFSFIGVILAFVSHGEYFGFLAFLGIVGLSGVVVNDSIVLVDFANSLRKANPNKDIIEVLLETGNLRLRAVILTTVTTVLGLLPTAYGIGGFDPFLVPMALAFGWGLAFASLVTLVMVPVFYLHLYRYQAWFSGLSNRIWNSKRNQPVYSFVSSPTPQKEKKKK